The Granulicella sp. 5B5 nucleotide sequence CGAGGCAAAGCACCATGCGCGATTTTTCAACCAGACGCGTTTTCCCAGGCTACCGCCCGTACTACATTTAGTCCCTGAACGACCGATAAGTACATAGACACACGCACGTGAAAAAGAGCTGAGTAGACAGTAGTGGATAGACAAAAGGCCCGCATGCGCGGGCCTTCTTCTTTCACTACTGTCTGCCTCTAAGGCAGCTTGATCGTCTGCGGGTTCTGGTTACGCAGGCTGATCGTCAGCACTGCCGACTTCTTGTTGTGCCACGAAGCCTCGGTCATCCCCGGAAACAGCACCAGGACATTGCCCGTGCGTGTCTTGCCGGGGTCGATCTCATCGCCATCGTACAGTGGCGCGCCCAGGTAGCTGCCCAGTTTCGGGAATGTGCTCTCCAGCCGCCCGTAGTACTGCGGCGCCACGCCCGTCGCTTCTTCGGAGGTGCCGTCCGCGCTGGTTAGTGTCAGCGTCGTACCGGAGACGTACAGCGGCAGCCGCAGTTTGTCCGTCATGCTCACCGTCACCACCACATACAAATCGTCCTCTGCGCTGTTGGGGAGCCCCGCCACATGCACGCTGCTGTTGTTGGCAAACTCCGTATGGGGCGCGTAAAGATTCACGCGCTGCAGCTTCAGCTCCGCTGTTTTGCGAGGGTTCACTAGAAACACCACCACCGCGACAACGATCAGCACCAGAACGGAGATGATGATCGCGGGCATTACGCCGTGGTCAGGTTCAGGCACGAGCTTGAGATCGTAGGCCATGGCTTAGAGCATACCGTGGCCTAAGGTACTGCGGGACACAGAAACCGTGACGCAGTTTTCGAATTGCGCATTACCGAAGGCGGCGCAGGCTGGCGACCAATTTCTCCACCGGCAGGGTGTTCAGCAGGTCTGCTGCCGTCAGCCAGGCCCTCTTCAGCTGCACTATCCCGAACTCAATCTGATCCAACCCCGCCACGGAGTGGGCGTCCGTGTTCACCACCAGCTTGCACCCCTGCTCCTGCGCCAGCCGCATATTCAGGTCGCTCAGGTCGGAGCGTGCCGGGGCCGCGTTGTGCTCCACCGCCACACCCAGCTTCGCCGCGGCGGGCAGCAACACGCTCAGGTCGATCTTGTACGGCTCGCGCTCCAGCACTTTGCGCCCCGTCGGGTGCCCCAGGATGTGTACCTGCGGGTTCTCCGCCGCGCGCATCACCCTCGCTGTCACCTCCTCGGCCGTCTGGTTGAACCCCGAGTGCACGCTCGCCACTACGATATCCAGTTGCGCCAGCGTCTCGTCCTCCAGATCCAGCCTCCCATCCAGCAGGATGTCCACCTCCACCCCGGCGAGGATACGGAAGGGAACCGTCGGCTTCACCGGCTCCACAGCCTCACGAAGCTGCTGCTCATAGCGGGCCCACTGTGGCCCGCGCCCGGCGGCAAACTCCTCGGCCAGTTCCGCGCTCACCGCGCGGATGCGCTTCGCGTGCGCCAGCGCCCGCTTATCGTCCATGCCATTGGCCATCGCCAGCGCCTTCGAGTGGTCCGTGATCGCGATGTACTCCAGCCCCCGCGCAATCGCCCCTTCCGCCATCTCGCGGATCGAGTTCGACCCATCGCTCTCGGTCGTGTGCATATGCAGGTCGCCGCGAATGTCGGCGCGCTCGATCAGCTTCGGCAGAGTATGCGCCGCAGCAGCCTCAATCTCGCCACGGTTCTCCCGCATCTCCGGCGGAATGTACTCCAGCTCCAGCGCGTTATAGATCTCCGCCTCGGTCGCGGCGGCAACGATGGCGTTGTCCTCCAGCCGCAGCAGCGCATACTCGCTCAGCGTCATGCCGCGCTTGATCGCCCGCTGCCGCAGCGCCACGTTGTGCATCTTCGACCCCGTGAAGTACTGCAGCGCCGCCCCGTAGCTGGCTCGCGGCAGCAGCCGCACATCCACCTGCAGGTTGTTGCGCAGCGTAAAGCTCACCTTGTTCTGCCCCTTGGCTAGCAGCTTGTCGATCAGCGGCAACCCAGCCACATGTTCCACCGCAGCAGCCACCACCTCCGGCTCACACGCCGGCCCGGTCACCAGCAAGTCCAGGTCGCCACACGTCTCGCGTCCGCGCCGCAGAGACCCCGCCGGCGTAATCGTCTCAATCCCCTCAAACGCAAAGATCAGCCGGCTGATTCGCTCCGCAAACTCCTTTGCCACATCAATCCGAAACCGCGACGAGTTCTTCCGATAGTCCTCGATCCCCTTCAGCAGCTTGTCCGTAAACTTCTGCCCCATGCGCGGAAGCGGCAGCAGGCCGCCGCGCTTGGCCGCCTCTTCCAGCTCATCCAGGTTCGTTACCTGCAGAGCGCTATATACCAGCGCCACCGTCTTCGGGCCCATCCCCGGCAGCCGCAGCAGCTCCAGCATCGTTGCCCTGTACTTCGTCAGCAGCTCCTCACGCAGAGGCATCGTCCCCGTCGCCACCAGGTCGCGGATGTTCTGCGCCATCCCCTTGCCGATCCCCGGAATAGCCAGCAGTGCCTTCGGGTCGGCATCTGGCCCAGCCAGCGTCGCCAGTTGCGTCGTCTGCTGCTCCACTGCTTCGGCAGCCCGGCG carries:
- a CDS encoding PHP domain-containing protein yields the protein MENITIARLLDETAALLEIDGGDAFRIRSYRRAAEAVEQQTTQLATLAGPDADPKALLAIPGIGKGMAQNIRDLVATGTMPLREELLTKYRATMLELLRLPGMGPKTVALVYSALQVTNLDELEEAAKRGGLLPLPRMGQKFTDKLLKGIEDYRKNSSRFRIDVAKEFAERISRLIFAFEGIETITPAGSLRRGRETCGDLDLLVTGPACEPEVVAAAVEHVAGLPLIDKLLAKGQNKVSFTLRNNLQVDVRLLPRASYGAALQYFTGSKMHNVALRQRAIKRGMTLSEYALLRLEDNAIVAAATEAEIYNALELEYIPPEMRENRGEIEAAAAHTLPKLIERADIRGDLHMHTTESDGSNSIREMAEGAIARGLEYIAITDHSKALAMANGMDDKRALAHAKRIRAVSAELAEEFAAGRGPQWARYEQQLREAVEPVKPTVPFRILAGVEVDILLDGRLDLEDETLAQLDIVVASVHSGFNQTAEEVTARVMRAAENPQVHILGHPTGRKVLEREPYKIDLSVLLPAAAKLGVAVEHNAAPARSDLSDLNMRLAQEQGCKLVVNTDAHSVAGLDQIEFGIVQLKRAWLTAADLLNTLPVEKLVASLRRLR